The Methanomassiliicoccales archaeon region CGATGTTGAAAACCCGAGTTAAAGTAATGGCCGCTCCAAACCGATATATCATCGGTCCCGGAGCAGTTAAGGAACTTGGTAGGCGCAAGATATTGCTGGGAAAAAGAGCATTCGTCCTTGGTGGTACCCGTTCGATCGAAAGCGTGGAAAAGGAGATGAAGGAGGACTTCCAGGAGCACGGTCTCGAAATCGTGCACGTGGAAAAGGGCGTCCGCTACTGCACAGCAAAGGAGATAAACAGGCTTGCTGAGATGGCAAGAGCCAAGGACGCTGACTTCGTAGTTGGTGTCGGTGGCGGTTCGATCATGGATCTTGCAAAAGCTGTCGCAAGCAAGGAGTACGGTATCGGCAAGCCTATTGCATTGATCAATACCATTCCATCAACGGATGCTCCGTGCAGTGCCCTGTCCGTGCAGTACGATGAGAAACATGTAGTTGAAAAGGTGTTGTTCTACTATAGAAGCCCCGATCTCGTCATAGTACCAACAGATAAGACTGTCCAAGCGCCAGCGAAATGGTTGGTTGCTGGGATGGGTGACGCTTTGGCTACAAGGTTTGAAGCCGAAGCTTGCGCTGAATCGAGATCAGGTAACGCACTCATTGATGGTGGGTTGCCTCCATTTACTGCAACACGGCTTGCACAACTCTGCTACGAGACATTGATCAACTACGGATACCAGGCGAAACTCGCCAATGAGGCAAAGGCTGTTACAGAAGCATATGAAAATGTAGCGCAGGCAAACACGCTATTGAGTGGACTTGGATTTGAGAGCGGTGGTCTTGGTGCAGCGCACGCGATTCATGACGGTTTGACTGCAGCACCTGGAAGAATGAAGGCACCAAAACCAGAGCACGGTGACCTCGTGGCTATTGGTACAATAGCACAGTTGATCATGGAAAACAGGCCAAAGGCATTGATCGAAGAAGTCATAAACTTCTGCCTCACAGTTGGCCTGCCTGTGACACTTGAAGAGATTGGTGCAACATTTGATGATCTGCCGCACTGCATGGCAATTACAACCAACCCGAACCATCCGTATGCTCACAATGAGCCGTTCCCGATGACGCCTGAGAGATGCATCGATGCGCTCAAGGCGGTTGACGCTCTTGGCAGGGCATACCGCGACAAGTTCATGCGCAGATAAATAAACTCAAACCATTTTTTATATTTATTTTTATTATTGTATTTCTGGTAAGTTTCGTATTCATATTTGGTGTCGAGTTTTTTAAGAAATCACGGAAAAATCAAACAGAAAGAAAATTGAGAAAGTGCATTATTTGTCCATTTCCATTCGAATCAATCAATTCGATAATATAGCATATATGATGTTATTGCGCATCCTCATAATCCTCAAATTGAGGTTCCATAGTAGTTTACTTTAGCCATTTTTCAGTTCTTTCGAAAACCTGCGGCGCAAATTCGCTGCGCGATGATATTACAAGCGCGTCTCGATTCGAAGGGGGAAACATGATATATATCTCCATCAATCCGTGCTCCGCCTTACTCGGAGAGTGCGCAATTGGACGGAAAAATAATTGAGGAGCTTGTAGCGGTCGTTGGTAAGGAAAATGCTTCAACGAATCCTGTTGATCTGATATGCTACTCTGTCGATTGTTATGCTATAAAAGAAAGAAAGATGCCAGATATCGTTGTTAGACCTGTTTCCATTGCGGAGATACAGGAAATTATGAAGATAGCAGATCGCTATGTGATACCCATCGTCCCGAGAGGTGGCGGTTCGTGCTTGACTGGAGGATGCGTGCCGACTAGAGGAGGCATTGTTGTAGACCTGCAGAGAATGAACAAAATTCTTGAGGTAAGAAAAGAAGATCTCTCGGCAACGGTGGAAGCTGGTGTTGTTTATTCACAACTTAACGCCTACTTAAAAAAATATGGTCTTTTTTTCCCCCCAGATCCAGCAAGCGGAGAAATATGCACAATTGGCGGGATGGTTGCCGCAAACGCTTCGGGCATGAGGGCTGTTAAATATGGAGTCACTGCAGATTATATAATAGGAATGAAGGTCGTCTTACCAGATGGTAGGTTATTGAAGATCGGTGGCTCCGCAAGAAAGACCGCATCGGGATACGATCTCATCCACTTGTTCAACAGATCTGAGGGTACTTTAGGTATAATTGCAGAAGTAACGTTGAAACTCCGGCCCCTACCGAATTTTGTGATGAGTGCAGTAGCAGAGTTTGATGATCCTGAAGACGCAGGACGCGTTGTTGCTCGAACTATTGCATCGGGAGTGATTCCTGCTGCTATCGAAATTCTTGATTCAATTGCACTTGACGTCATGCGCGAAGAAGCACATCTTCCCCTTCCAAAAGTTGGGGCCATGCTTTTCCTCGAATTCCATGGCGACGATAAAGCTGAAGTCACGAAGACCTTCAATCGCTTTAGGAAAATTGCACTGGAAGAGCGATGCAAGGAGATAAAAATAGCAACAGATCCAGAAGAAATGGAGAAGCTATGGGCGGCAAGAAAACGCTTGTTCGCCACGTTGACGCGACTTAAGCCATCGCCAATTGCAACTGATATTGTGGTTCCCTTATCACAGATACCTGTTGCAATTAAGAAGATAAGAGAAATTTCGGAGAAATATGACATCAAAATCACGACTTATGGACACGCAGGCGACGGCAATGTCCACTCATTGTTGCTTGCAGATTTGAGAGTTCCAGGCGAGTCCGAAAGAGCTCATAAAGCGCACGATGAGATCAACAGAATGGCTCTTGCCCTTGGTGGAACGATTACTGGAGAACATGGTATAGGTCTTGAGAAGAAGTCCCTCATTGCAGAAGAACATAGCGATGTTGGTGTAGAAATCATGAGACGAATAAAAAAGGCGATCGATCCCAAAGGGATCATGAATCCAGACAAGATTTTCGAGGTGTAAGAGATGGTTGACGCTTCAAATCTGGAGAAATACAGAGATGCGCTGGAATACTGCATCCGATGCGGATTTTGCAAGGCAAATTGTCCTTCGTTCGGAGAAATTGGGTGGGATTCTGCAACTGCTAGAGGAAGGATGACTTTCATTAAAGCGGTACTCGATGGGGACATTGAGATCAGTGAAGAGGCAGCAAAACGCCTCTTCACGTGTACTACCTGTGGCGATTGTGAAAAGCGTTGCCCACCAGGGGTTAAAACAGGAGAGATAATTGAAGCAGCCAGAGAAGAATTCGCAAAGCGTGGATTCGTGCCAGAAAAGCACAAAAAGCTCCTTGAAAGGATGCGTGCTGAGCATAATCCATATGGGGAAAAAAATGCTGAGAAGAACAAGTTTAGGAAGTCCAGTGAGAACGCAGATACCCTTTATTTCATGGGTTGCACCGCGGCGTTCAGAAGCCCTGATACTGTCATAGCCACAATGGATATATTGGATGCGGCACAAATCGACTACAGAGTACTTGGAGAAGATGAATGGTGCTGCGGGTCTGTGCTCAGAAGGACTGGGTTTATCGAAGAAGCTGAAAAGCTAAAGGAACACAATATCAAGATGTTCAAAGAACATGGCGTGAAAACCATCGTTACGTCTTGTGCTGGCTGCTACAGGACATTGAAGAAAGAGTACCATATGGACGGAATCGAAGTTTTGCACATTACTGAGTTTGTGGATAGATTGTTAGCAGAAGGAAGGTTGAAGGTTAAGAAGAGCCGAGAAACGATCACTTACCACGATCCCTGCCATTTGGGAAAACACATGGGCGTGTATGAAGCGCCCAGGAGAGTCCTAAGAAGAATGGCAACCCTCATTGAAATGGAGCACAGTGGAGAAAACTCCCTCTGCTGCGGTGCCGGCGGCGGGGTAAAAGCTGCATTCGGAGAAGTGGCAAAGGGCATCGGGGCAAAGCGAATGAAGGAAGCAGAAGACACTGGGGCAAAGCTGGTTGTCACACCATGCCCCTTCTGTAAAACTAATCTCAGTGATGCATCATGCAATTTGCCCGTTGTAGATTTTGCCGTGTACGTCGCTTCAAAGATCGTAAAGAAAGAAAAGAAGAAAACGGAATGTAATTAAGAAAACCAAGGTCAAATCCTTCAACTGCGAATTGCCATTGAAACAAGTTGGATATTCTAAGTTTGAATCAAAATTACGAGTGGCTGCGATTCCATTTCCAAGGATGCGCTCCTTTTTGTACACATTATCATTTTTTGTATATCTCAATGTGGAAAACCATCATACCAGTACATTTCATTCAGTCAATATCGTACCAATACTTCGTATATTGAAGTGCAAATGATGAGTCATATGGCCTAGATTTCGAAACATTGATAAGTGCCGAATCAAATTAGGTAATCAGGGGGTAAAATATGGTAAAAGCCATGGTTTTAACAAAGGCGGGAGGCCCCGAGAATCTTAAAATGATGGACTTCCCAGTTCCTAAAGCAGCACCAGGTGATATCGTTGCAGATGTGAAACTCTGTGGAGTCTGCGGAACAGACACCCACATTATCTACGGAAGACTACCTGTACCACTGCCACACATACTTGGACATGAGTGGTTCGGAACAGTTCGCCAACTCGGTAAAGGCGTAAAAGTCGATTACACGGGGAAACCGCTTGAGGAGGGGGACTACATCGCTACATGCCTTGCAAAGTGCGGCGAGTGCTGGTTCTGCCACAACACGCCAGGTCGTGAGAGCCTGTGCATGAACATGGATGTTGTAGGGATCAGTACGCATACGGCGAACGATCCACCACACTTGTGGGGTGGATTTGCCGAGATGGTTTACATCCCGAAGCATATGCCAGTTTTCAAATTCCCACCAGGTTTGACCGAGAAGGAAATGGTACTCGTAGAACCAATGGCTGTGGCAACAAGGACATTCAAGAGAGCGCAGGCAGGTGGAACGGATTGCGCCCACGCTGGCGAAGGCGTCGATCCATCGCAAACAGTCGTGATCCAGGGTCTTGGCCCAATCGGTCAATGTCACACTGTCGTCAACAACGTGTATGGAATGACAAACATTATTGGTATTGACATTGTACCAAGCAGACTGGAGCAGGCAAAGAAGATGGGTGCGACCGAAGTCATCAACATGAAAGAATACGCAACAACCGAAGATCGTGTAGAAAGGATCATGGAACTGACCAACGGCATCGGTGCAGATGTCGTAATTGAGGCGACTGGTGTCCCGGCAGCATTTTCTGAAGCTTTAAAACTCGTAAGACGCGGAGGGACTGTCGTCGAGATGGGTCATTTCACAAACACTGGTGAGACCTCGGTAAACCCACATGTAGATTTCTGCAACAAGGAAGTAAATGTATTCGGAAGCTGGGGATACTCAAGATTTGAATACAGGACTGCGATGGCCGTAATGTCCAAGGCTAAGAAGATGGGAATTCCATTTGGAGAGATTTGTGCAGAAATAGCTCCGCTCGAAGACCTGCCGAACCAGGTCATAAGACAGGAGAAGAAACTCTCACCTGGAAAGATTGCGGTGAGACCTTAAAGAATTTTTGGCAGTGGACTCACGTCCACTGCTATCCGAATTTTTCAGTCAATTCTAAGGCAGATTCCTTGAGATCATGCTGTAAATTATATTATAGTTCGATAAAAAAATTAAAAAGACACAATCGCTGAACTATAATAAAGGGAATAAAGTGCGAAATTCTCCGGAAGCGAAGAGAATCCTCGCTATTAGAATTTGAGTGCCTTCTTTACTTCTTCGTATCTTGCTTTCTGCTCATCGGTGATGTTAGAGTCGCTTTCGATCTTAGAAGATATCTTTCCC contains the following coding sequences:
- a CDS encoding glycerol dehydrogenase, which encodes MLKTRVKVMAAPNRYIIGPGAVKELGRRKILLGKRAFVLGGTRSIESVEKEMKEDFQEHGLEIVHVEKGVRYCTAKEINRLAEMARAKDADFVVGVGGGSIMDLAKAVASKEYGIGKPIALINTIPSTDAPCSALSVQYDEKHVVEKVLFYYRSPDLVIVPTDKTVQAPAKWLVAGMGDALATRFEAEACAESRSGNALIDGGLPPFTATRLAQLCYETLINYGYQAKLANEAKAVTEAYENVAQANTLLSGLGFESGGLGAAHAIHDGLTAAPGRMKAPKPEHGDLVAIGTIAQLIMENRPKALIEEVINFCLTVGLPVTLEEIGATFDDLPHCMAITTNPNHPYAHNEPFPMTPERCIDALKAVDALGRAYRDKFMRR
- a CDS encoding FAD-binding oxidoreductase — its product is MDGKIIEELVAVVGKENASTNPVDLICYSVDCYAIKERKMPDIVVRPVSIAEIQEIMKIADRYVIPIVPRGGGSCLTGGCVPTRGGIVVDLQRMNKILEVRKEDLSATVEAGVVYSQLNAYLKKYGLFFPPDPASGEICTIGGMVAANASGMRAVKYGVTADYIIGMKVVLPDGRLLKIGGSARKTASGYDLIHLFNRSEGTLGIIAEVTLKLRPLPNFVMSAVAEFDDPEDAGRVVARTIASGVIPAAIEILDSIALDVMREEAHLPLPKVGAMLFLEFHGDDKAEVTKTFNRFRKIALEERCKEIKIATDPEEMEKLWAARKRLFATLTRLKPSPIATDIVVPLSQIPVAIKKIREISEKYDIKITTYGHAGDGNVHSLLLADLRVPGESERAHKAHDEINRMALALGGTITGEHGIGLEKKSLIAEEHSDVGVEIMRRIKKAIDPKGIMNPDKIFEV
- a CDS encoding (Fe-S)-binding protein, with product MVDASNLEKYRDALEYCIRCGFCKANCPSFGEIGWDSATARGRMTFIKAVLDGDIEISEEAAKRLFTCTTCGDCEKRCPPGVKTGEIIEAAREEFAKRGFVPEKHKKLLERMRAEHNPYGEKNAEKNKFRKSSENADTLYFMGCTAAFRSPDTVIATMDILDAAQIDYRVLGEDEWCCGSVLRRTGFIEEAEKLKEHNIKMFKEHGVKTIVTSCAGCYRTLKKEYHMDGIEVLHITEFVDRLLAEGRLKVKKSRETITYHDPCHLGKHMGVYEAPRRVLRRMATLIEMEHSGENSLCCGAGGGVKAAFGEVAKGIGAKRMKEAEDTGAKLVVTPCPFCKTNLSDASCNLPVVDFAVYVASKIVKKEKKKTECN
- a CDS encoding zinc-binding dehydrogenase, producing MVKAMVLTKAGGPENLKMMDFPVPKAAPGDIVADVKLCGVCGTDTHIIYGRLPVPLPHILGHEWFGTVRQLGKGVKVDYTGKPLEEGDYIATCLAKCGECWFCHNTPGRESLCMNMDVVGISTHTANDPPHLWGGFAEMVYIPKHMPVFKFPPGLTEKEMVLVEPMAVATRTFKRAQAGGTDCAHAGEGVDPSQTVVIQGLGPIGQCHTVVNNVYGMTNIIGIDIVPSRLEQAKKMGATEVINMKEYATTEDRVERIMELTNGIGADVVIEATGVPAAFSEALKLVRRGGTVVEMGHFTNTGETSVNPHVDFCNKEVNVFGSWGYSRFEYRTAMAVMSKAKKMGIPFGEICAEIAPLEDLPNQVIRQEKKLSPGKIAVRP